In a single window of the Pandoraea pulmonicola genome:
- a CDS encoding ABC transporter ATP-binding protein — protein MPQAASESDAAGSSSASTIGRSAAAESWYPDVAAQLDAGESVLAWLPIDLDAQLHFARGVVVATERRLLARAPRRDGGQGPWQSLPYRADLSLAHTDHAGVGSLEVCDAGEKLAHWRYTLGHNPAALQLMDTVVRQRDALVAGGAAAAEQAEAGTCPICQAELPPGVDDCPQCNPETEAPPSTWALLRLWRFARPYRFQLLAGFLLTLCATGATLIPPYLTMPLMDNVLIPFQNGQPIDYSRVAMYLSGLLGAGVIAWVLGWGRTYLLAKVSERIGADLRTATYSHLLRLSLEYFGGKRTGDLMARIGSESDRICVFLSLHLLDFATDVLMIIMTAVILVSINPWLAVVTLVPLPFIAWLIHLVRDRLRHGFEKVDRIWAEITNVLADTIPGIRVVKAFAQENREVARFKEANRHNLVVNDRVNRVWSLFSPTVTFLTEVGLLVVWIFGIWQISKHEITVGVLAAFLTYISRFYTRLDSMSRIVSVTQKAAAGAKRIFDVLDHVSNVPEPVNPVHLKEVKGAIDLRDIGFRYGNRSVIRGMDLRIAPGEMIGLVGHSGSGKSTLVNLICRFYDVAEGSIQIDGVDIRALPVSEFRRNVGLVLQEPFLFFGTIADNIAYGKPDATRAEIVAAARAAHAHEFILRLPHGYDSLVGERGQALSGGERQRISIARALLIDPRILILDEATSSVDTATEKEIQKALDNLVKGRTTIAIAHRLSTLRKADRLVVLDRGKIVEVGNHDELIAREGAYYKLYQAQQRNVDTDVDDVVASAEVAATVAAVVATPAQPLSVN, from the coding sequence ATGCCGCAAGCCGCTTCCGAAAGCGACGCCGCCGGTTCGTCTTCCGCCTCCACCATCGGCCGCAGTGCCGCCGCCGAATCCTGGTATCCGGACGTCGCCGCGCAGTTGGACGCCGGCGAGTCCGTCCTGGCATGGCTGCCCATCGATCTCGACGCCCAACTGCACTTCGCCCGAGGCGTGGTCGTGGCGACAGAACGCCGCTTGCTCGCGCGCGCGCCGCGCCGCGACGGCGGGCAGGGGCCGTGGCAGTCGCTGCCGTACCGCGCCGACTTGTCGCTCGCGCATACGGACCACGCGGGGGTGGGCTCGCTGGAAGTGTGCGACGCGGGCGAGAAACTCGCCCACTGGCGTTACACGCTGGGCCACAATCCCGCCGCCCTGCAACTGATGGACACCGTGGTGCGCCAGCGCGACGCCCTCGTGGCCGGGGGTGCCGCCGCGGCCGAGCAGGCGGAGGCGGGCACGTGCCCGATCTGTCAGGCCGAATTGCCGCCGGGCGTTGACGACTGCCCGCAGTGCAATCCCGAAACGGAAGCCCCACCGTCGACGTGGGCATTGCTGCGTCTGTGGCGTTTCGCACGCCCGTATCGATTCCAGTTGCTCGCCGGCTTCCTGCTCACGTTGTGCGCCACCGGCGCCACGCTGATCCCGCCGTATCTGACGATGCCGCTGATGGACAACGTGCTGATTCCGTTCCAGAACGGCCAGCCGATCGACTACAGTCGCGTGGCGATGTACCTGTCCGGCTTGCTCGGCGCAGGCGTCATCGCGTGGGTGCTGGGCTGGGGGCGCACGTACTTGCTGGCGAAGGTGTCCGAGCGGATCGGCGCCGATCTGCGCACGGCCACGTACTCGCATCTGCTGCGGCTCTCGCTCGAATACTTCGGCGGCAAGCGCACGGGCGACCTGATGGCGCGTATCGGTTCGGAGAGCGACCGCATCTGCGTGTTCCTCTCGCTGCACCTGCTCGACTTCGCCACCGATGTGCTGATGATCATCATGACGGCGGTCATTCTCGTGTCGATCAACCCGTGGCTCGCCGTGGTCACGCTGGTGCCGCTGCCGTTCATCGCCTGGCTGATCCACCTGGTGCGCGACCGTTTGCGTCACGGCTTCGAGAAGGTCGACCGCATCTGGGCCGAAATCACCAATGTGCTCGCCGATACGATTCCGGGCATTCGCGTGGTGAAGGCATTTGCGCAGGAAAATCGTGAGGTCGCACGCTTCAAGGAAGCGAACCGCCACAACCTCGTGGTCAACGACCGGGTGAACCGCGTGTGGTCGCTGTTCTCGCCGACCGTCACCTTCCTGACCGAAGTGGGTCTGCTCGTGGTGTGGATCTTCGGCATCTGGCAGATTTCGAAGCACGAGATCACGGTCGGTGTGCTCGCCGCATTCCTCACTTACATCAGCCGCTTCTACACGCGTCTCGACTCGATGAGCCGCATCGTGTCGGTCACGCAGAAGGCCGCCGCGGGCGCCAAACGGATCTTCGACGTGCTCGATCACGTCTCGAACGTGCCCGAGCCGGTCAACCCCGTGCATCTGAAGGAAGTGAAGGGCGCCATCGATCTGCGCGACATCGGCTTTCGCTACGGCAACCGGTCGGTGATTCGCGGCATGGATCTGCGCATCGCGCCCGGCGAGATGATCGGGCTCGTGGGGCATAGCGGTTCGGGCAAGAGCACGCTGGTCAACCTGATCTGCCGCTTCTACGACGTGGCCGAAGGCTCGATCCAGATCGACGGCGTGGATATCCGCGCACTGCCGGTCTCGGAATTCCGCCGCAACGTGGGGCTCGTGCTGCAGGAGCCGTTTCTGTTCTTCGGCACGATCGCCGACAATATCGCCTACGGCAAGCCGGACGCCACGCGTGCCGAGATCGTGGCAGCCGCCCGCGCGGCGCACGCGCACGAGTTCATTCTGCGCTTGCCGCACGGCTACGATTCGCTCGTGGGCGAGCGCGGCCAGGCGCTCTCGGGTGGCGAGCGCCAGCGTATTTCCATCGCGCGCGCGCTGCTCATCGATCCGCGCATTCTGATTCTCGACGAAGCGACGTCGTCGGTGGACACCGCCACCGAGAAGGAAATCCAGAAGGCGCTCGACAACCTCGTCAAGGGACGTACGACGATCGCCATCGCACACCGGCTGTCGACGCTGCGCAAGGCCGATCGCCTCGTGGTGCTCGATCGCGGCAAGATCGTGGAGGTCGGCAACCACGACGAACTGATCGCGCGCGAAGGCGCTTACTACAAGCTTTACCAGGCGCAGCAGCGCAACGTCGACACCGATGTGGACGACGTCGTCGCCTCGGCCGAAGTGGCTGCCACCGTCGCTGCCGTGGTGGCGACGCCGGCCCAGCCGCTCTCCGTCAACTGA
- a CDS encoding SDR family oxidoreductase — MFNFEGQRVLVIGGSSGIGRAAAQAFARAGAAVTIASRNQAKLDEALATIGNTARAAVLDISDAAAVERFFADHASWQHVVMSAAQTPTGQVRKLPLDDAHAAFDSKFWGTYHVARFARIEDGGSLTLTSGYLSVRPSTSSVVQGAINAAIEALGRGLALELSPVRVNTVSPGLTVTPLWNKLSEADREAMYRNAAERLPARRVVAAEDVANTILYLAGTPSATGSTVLIDAGGAIA, encoded by the coding sequence ATGTTCAATTTCGAAGGTCAGCGCGTGTTGGTCATCGGCGGCAGTTCCGGCATCGGCCGTGCCGCGGCACAAGCGTTCGCCAGGGCAGGGGCCGCCGTCACCATCGCTTCGCGCAACCAGGCGAAGCTCGACGAGGCGCTTGCCACCATCGGCAACACCGCCCGCGCGGCCGTGCTCGATATCAGCGACGCCGCCGCGGTCGAGCGCTTCTTTGCCGATCATGCATCGTGGCAGCATGTGGTGATGTCGGCCGCTCAAACGCCGACCGGGCAAGTGCGCAAGCTCCCGCTCGACGATGCGCATGCCGCCTTCGACAGCAAGTTCTGGGGCACCTATCACGTCGCGCGTTTCGCCCGTATCGAGGATGGCGGCTCGCTCACGCTGACATCGGGCTATCTGAGCGTGCGGCCGAGCACCTCGTCGGTGGTGCAGGGGGCAATCAACGCGGCCATCGAGGCCCTGGGCCGCGGTCTCGCTCTCGAACTCTCGCCGGTGCGCGTGAACACGGTATCGCCGGGCCTGACGGTCACGCCGCTGTGGAACAAGCTTTCCGAGGCCGATCGCGAGGCGATGTACCGCAATGCCGCCGAGCGTCTGCCGGCACGCCGGGTGGTGGCCGCCGAAGACGTGGCCAACACGATTCTCTATCTCGCGGGTACGCCGAGCGCAACCGGCTCGACCGTGCTGATCGACGCGGGCGGCGCGATCGCCTGA
- a CDS encoding LysR family transcriptional regulator, producing MIDQTLDLALFDRIVATGSMSAAAREMGLSLAVVSKRLGLLEQRLGVRLLNRTTRRQALTEEGQVFHACCQRILAEIAETERLMTRQAGTVGGVLRISAPRAFGRRHLAPLLVAFRERHPDLKVYLELSDLWVDLVAHGIDVAIRVGTLPDSSLVAQELAPNYRVLVASPGYLARHGTPQEVGDLQQHDCILFGNAPHGDWRFVWQSETVRIQVRDTYVVDDGDTAHELALHGAGIAQKSIWDVGDDLKAGRLVRVLPALQIPASPLHAVYPHGRHLAPRTRAFVDFLRDRLRASWRWPQH from the coding sequence ATGATCGATCAGACGCTGGACCTCGCACTGTTCGACCGGATCGTGGCCACCGGCAGCATGTCGGCGGCGGCGCGCGAGATGGGCCTGTCGCTCGCGGTCGTGAGCAAACGGCTCGGACTGCTCGAGCAGCGCCTGGGCGTGCGGCTGCTCAATCGCACCACGCGCAGGCAGGCGCTCACGGAGGAGGGGCAGGTTTTTCACGCCTGCTGCCAGCGGATCCTGGCCGAGATCGCCGAGACCGAACGGCTGATGACGCGACAGGCCGGCACCGTCGGCGGGGTGCTGCGCATCAGCGCCCCGCGCGCGTTCGGCCGCCGCCATCTCGCGCCGCTGCTCGTTGCTTTCCGGGAACGGCACCCGGACCTCAAGGTGTATCTGGAACTGAGCGATCTCTGGGTCGACCTCGTGGCGCACGGCATCGACGTCGCGATCCGCGTGGGCACTCTGCCCGACTCCAGTCTCGTCGCCCAGGAGCTCGCCCCCAACTACCGCGTGCTGGTCGCCTCGCCGGGCTATCTGGCGCGCCATGGTACGCCGCAGGAAGTCGGCGACCTGCAGCAACACGACTGCATTCTGTTCGGCAATGCACCGCATGGCGATTGGCGTTTCGTATGGCAGTCCGAAACGGTTCGGATCCAGGTGCGCGACACCTACGTCGTTGACGACGGGGACACCGCGCACGAGCTGGCGCTGCATGGCGCGGGCATCGCGCAGAAATCGATCTGGGACGTGGGCGACGACCTCAAGGCCGGACGGCTCGTGCGCGTATTGCCTGCGTTGCAGATCCCGGCGTCGCCACTTCACGCGGTGTACCCGCACGGCCGTCATCTCGCGCCGCGTACGCGAGCCTTTGTGGATTTTCTGCGCGACAGATTGCGTGCTTCGTGGCGCTGGCCACAGCATTGA
- a CDS encoding recombination-associated protein RdgC, with amino-acid sequence MWFKNLQLHRIPAGWSMSVAQMEEALEKHAFREGGSLELQVQGWAPPRDGGELVHSVNRQFLIAYRAEKKLLPSTVVNQVTRAKAAELEEQQGFKPGRKQMRELKEQVTDELLPRAFGIRRDTRVWIDPVNRWLVIDAASPAKADEVRSLLLKTLDIVLEPVELNEAPVAMMTSWLAGNDAPSGFTVDQDVELRSNTDEKAAVRYVRHPLDGADVRQHIEAGKRCTKLAMTWNDRISFVLTDAFIVKRVTPLDVIKDAADPTAEGEAEKFDADVALMTGELARLLADLVEALGGERQMDKAA; translated from the coding sequence ATGTGGTTCAAGAATCTTCAGTTGCACCGAATTCCTGCCGGTTGGTCCATGAGCGTCGCGCAAATGGAAGAAGCGCTCGAGAAGCACGCCTTCCGCGAGGGCGGCAGCCTCGAATTGCAAGTGCAGGGCTGGGCGCCGCCGCGTGATGGCGGCGAGCTCGTGCACAGCGTCAACCGTCAGTTCCTGATTGCGTATCGCGCCGAGAAAAAGCTGCTGCCGTCGACCGTCGTGAATCAGGTCACGCGCGCCAAGGCCGCCGAGCTCGAAGAGCAGCAGGGCTTCAAGCCCGGGCGCAAGCAGATGCGCGAACTCAAGGAGCAGGTCACCGACGAACTGCTGCCGCGTGCGTTCGGCATTCGTCGCGATACGCGTGTGTGGATCGATCCGGTCAACCGTTGGCTGGTGATCGACGCCGCGTCGCCCGCCAAGGCCGACGAAGTGCGCAGCCTGTTGCTCAAGACGCTCGACATCGTGCTCGAGCCCGTGGAACTCAACGAAGCGCCGGTCGCGATGATGACGTCGTGGCTCGCCGGCAATGACGCCCCGTCCGGCTTCACCGTCGACCAGGACGTGGAACTGCGCTCGAATACCGACGAGAAGGCGGCCGTGCGCTATGTGCGTCACCCGCTCGACGGTGCGGACGTGCGTCAGCACATCGAAGCCGGCAAACGCTGCACCAAGCTGGCGATGACGTGGAACGACCGCATCTCGTTCGTGCTCACGGATGCCTTCATCGTCAAGCGCGTCACACCGCTCGACGTGATCAAGGACGCCGCCGATCCGACGGCCGAAGGCGAGGCCGAGAAGTTCGACGCCGACGTCGCACTGATGACCGGTGAGCTGGCGCGCCTGCTCGCCGACTTGGTCGAAGCGCTCGGTGGCGAGCGTCAGATGGACAAGGCGGCCTGA
- the cphA gene encoding cyanophycin synthetase: protein MKKKDIEIFDVLSLRGPNMWTYRPVLEAWVDIGELEEFPSNKIPGFPERLSEWLPSLIEHRCSIGERGGFLQRLHEGTWPGHILEHVTLELQNLAGMPGGFGKARETPITGVYKVIVRAWHEDVTRAALFAARDLVMAAIENRPYDVEAAVEHLRGLVDKHCLGPSTACIVDAADDRDIPHLRLSDGNLVQLGYGAAARRIWTAETDRTPAIAESISRDKDLTKQLLESCGVPVPEGRLVDSAEDAWEAAEDIGLPVVVKPYDGNHGRGVFINLTTRDEVTTAFEVALEEGNGVIVERFVSGLEHRLLVVGGRVVAAAMGEMASVVGDGKHTVSELIELQINSDPRRGSAEDQPLNRVRIDSSARLELKRQGFDADSVPPEGKNVLIQRNGNVAFDVTDRVHPSVAAHASLAARIVGLDIAGVDLVAEDISRPLTEQRGAIVEVNAGPGLLMHLKPAEGTPRPVGRAIVDHLFPEGDSGRIPVVGITGTNGKTVVARLLTHLLQLAGERTGLACSDGLFLDKRLVQGGDRANWDAAQRVLMNASVTAAVFENDSTAILSEGLAYDRCQVGIVTNIDRPDHLGQYFVEDVDRMFSVLRTQVDVVLPDGVAVLNARDPLVVEMAELCDGDVIFFGLDETLPAIVAHRAAGKRTVFVRNGQVILATGTDETPLGATAHMPLTYAGRVAFQVENVLAAVAAAWSMGVSTEILRAGVTTFDVGQVDAPGRFTLFEKQGATVIVDDAHNAPALTALAAALGTLPATRRIAVYGAGADRMDEDLRAEGKLLGQTFDRVVLCDDLSVKRKRPAGETRAQLRAGLDTAGTKVQVSDAGERRAAAEAALAQLASGELLVLQADEGSAAAMLDLVHLWMGQPMRALAA from the coding sequence ATGAAAAAGAAAGACATTGAGATTTTCGATGTCCTGTCGCTGCGCGGCCCGAATATGTGGACATATCGGCCGGTGCTTGAGGCATGGGTCGATATCGGCGAACTCGAGGAATTCCCGTCCAACAAGATCCCGGGGTTTCCCGAAAGACTGTCCGAGTGGCTGCCGAGCCTCATCGAGCACCGCTGCAGCATCGGCGAGCGCGGGGGCTTCCTCCAGCGCCTGCACGAAGGCACGTGGCCCGGCCACATTCTCGAGCACGTCACGCTCGAACTCCAGAACCTCGCCGGCATGCCCGGCGGCTTCGGCAAGGCACGCGAAACCCCGATCACCGGCGTCTACAAGGTGATCGTGCGCGCCTGGCACGAAGACGTGACCCGTGCGGCGCTGTTCGCCGCCCGCGACCTGGTCATGGCGGCGATCGAAAACCGTCCCTATGACGTCGAAGCCGCCGTCGAGCATCTGCGCGGTCTGGTCGACAAACACTGCCTCGGCCCGAGCACGGCGTGCATCGTCGACGCCGCCGACGACCGCGACATCCCGCATCTGCGCCTGTCCGACGGCAATCTGGTGCAACTGGGCTACGGCGCCGCCGCCCGCCGCATCTGGACCGCCGAGACCGACCGCACCCCCGCCATCGCCGAGAGCATCTCGCGCGACAAGGACCTCACCAAGCAGTTGCTCGAATCGTGTGGCGTACCCGTGCCCGAAGGCCGACTGGTCGACAGCGCCGAAGACGCCTGGGAAGCCGCCGAAGACATCGGCCTGCCGGTTGTCGTGAAGCCGTACGACGGCAACCACGGCCGCGGCGTGTTCATCAATCTCACCACGCGAGACGAAGTCACCACGGCGTTCGAAGTGGCGCTCGAAGAAGGCAACGGCGTGATCGTGGAGCGCTTCGTGTCGGGCCTGGAGCACCGTCTGCTGGTGGTCGGCGGCCGTGTCGTGGCCGCCGCCATGGGCGAGATGGCCTCGGTGGTCGGCGACGGCAAGCACACCGTGTCCGAACTCATCGAACTGCAGATCAACAGCGATCCGCGTCGCGGCAGCGCGGAAGATCAACCGCTCAACCGCGTGCGCATCGATTCGTCGGCCCGCCTGGAGCTCAAGCGCCAGGGCTTCGACGCCGACTCCGTACCGCCCGAAGGCAAGAACGTGCTGATCCAGCGCAACGGCAACGTGGCGTTCGACGTGACCGACCGCGTCCATCCGAGCGTGGCCGCGCATGCGTCGCTCGCCGCGCGCATCGTCGGCCTGGACATCGCCGGCGTGGACCTGGTCGCCGAAGATATCTCGCGCCCACTCACCGAGCAACGTGGCGCCATCGTCGAAGTCAACGCCGGCCCGGGCCTGCTCATGCACCTGAAGCCCGCCGAAGGCACGCCGCGCCCCGTGGGCCGCGCCATCGTCGATCACCTGTTCCCCGAAGGCGACAGCGGTCGCATTCCGGTCGTCGGCATCACCGGCACCAATGGCAAGACCGTCGTCGCGCGACTGCTTACGCATCTGCTGCAGCTTGCGGGCGAGCGCACCGGCCTCGCCTGCAGCGACGGCCTGTTCCTCGACAAGCGCCTCGTCCAGGGCGGCGACCGCGCCAACTGGGATGCCGCGCAGCGTGTGCTGATGAACGCCAGCGTGACCGCCGCCGTTTTCGAGAACGACAGCACCGCCATCCTCTCGGAAGGACTCGCCTACGACCGCTGCCAGGTCGGCATCGTGACCAACATCGACCGCCCCGACCATCTGGGCCAGTACTTCGTCGAAGACGTCGACCGCATGTTCAGCGTGCTGCGCACGCAGGTCGACGTGGTACTGCCCGACGGCGTCGCCGTGCTCAACGCCCGCGATCCGCTCGTGGTCGAAATGGCCGAGCTGTGCGATGGCGACGTGATCTTCTTCGGTCTGGACGAAACCCTGCCTGCCATCGTGGCGCACCGTGCCGCCGGCAAGCGTACGGTGTTCGTGCGCAACGGCCAGGTGATCCTCGCCACCGGCACGGATGAGACGCCCCTCGGCGCCACGGCCCACATGCCGCTGACCTACGCCGGTCGCGTCGCTTTCCAGGTCGAGAACGTGCTCGCCGCCGTGGCCGCCGCCTGGTCGATGGGCGTGAGCACTGAAATCCTGCGCGCCGGCGTGACCACGTTCGACGTGGGCCAGGTGGATGCGCCGGGCCGCTTCACACTCTTCGAGAAGCAAGGCGCGACGGTGATCGTCGACGACGCCCACAACGCCCCCGCCCTGACGGCGCTCGCGGCCGCGCTCGGCACGCTGCCGGCCACGCGGCGCATTGCCGTCTACGGCGCCGGCGCCGACCGCATGGACGAAGATCTCCGCGCCGAAGGCAAGCTGCTCGGTCAGACGTTCGACCGCGTGGTGCTGTGCGACGATCTGAGCGTCAAGCGCAAGCGCCCGGCTGGGGAAACGCGTGCGCAACTGCGTGCAGGCCTGGACACTGCCGGCACCAAGGTGCAGGTGAGCGACGCCGGCGAACGGCGCGCCGCTGCCGAAGCGGCGCTGGCGCAGCTCGCAAGCGGCGAGCTGCTCGTGCTGCAGGCCGATGAAGGGAGCGCCGCCGCGATGCTCGATCTGGTGCATCTGTGGATGGGCCAACCCATGCGCGCACTGGCCGCCTGA
- a CDS encoding DUF1854 domain-containing protein: MQIDFTLSRNAFGRLVLTDAAGIVHESVVPVRAFPIAAPEAGLALVSTEGRELVWLDSLDVLPAAMQTLVREELAAREFMPEVQRIKGVSTYATPSTWTVETHRGEASFVLRGEEDIRRLGGQTLLITDSHGIHFLIRDTGKLDKLSRKILDRFL; this comes from the coding sequence ATGCAGATTGATTTCACCCTCTCGCGCAACGCTTTCGGTCGTCTGGTGCTGACCGATGCGGCAGGCATTGTCCACGAAAGCGTGGTGCCTGTGCGCGCGTTTCCGATTGCCGCGCCCGAAGCGGGGCTCGCCCTGGTGAGCACGGAAGGCCGCGAACTGGTCTGGCTCGATTCGCTCGACGTTCTGCCCGCCGCCATGCAGACGCTCGTGCGCGAAGAGCTCGCCGCGCGCGAATTCATGCCGGAGGTGCAGCGCATCAAAGGCGTGTCGACCTATGCCACGCCCAGCACGTGGACGGTCGAGACGCATCGGGGCGAGGCCTCGTTCGTGCTGCGCGGCGAGGAAGACATCCGTCGCCTGGGCGGACAGACGCTGCTCATCACCGACAGCCACGGCATTCACTTCCTCATCCGCGATACGGGCAAGCTGGACAAGCTCAGCCGGAAGATTCTCGACCGCTTCCTCTGA